A region from the Rufibacter sp. DG15C genome encodes:
- a CDS encoding S41 family peptidase — MKKRFFAILAFCCASSLGASAQTQAPLWMTTPAISPDGQTIVFSYKGDLYRVATAGGTATPLTMHEGYEYMPVWSPDGKQLAYASDRHGNFDVFVMPAQGGESRRLTFNSSGDLPSDFSADGKNVLFTAARLDAANNSMFPSGAFPELYSVPVSGGKNSMVLTTPAESARYSPAGDVIVYQDRKGPENALRKHHVSSITRDIWAYNAKTKQHTKLTDNAGEDRQPMVAANGQDVYYLSEQANGTFNVRKLSLQNPKQSTAVTNFTKHPVRHLSGSKDGVLSFTYNGEIYTQKPGAQPQKVAIQLYSDIRANQETVLPISGGMTEMEVSPNGKEVVFVNRGEVFVSSVEGGITKRITNTPEQERSVSFSPDGRKILYAGERNGSWNVYEASLVRANEPYFYASTILKEDVVIANPKAEEFQPAYSPDGKEVAFLEDRVKLRVVNKATKQVRDIMTTANNYSYSDGDQYYEWSPDGKWFLVQYNQPKQWVSEVGLVSASGTGAIRNLTQSGYYENGPQWMMGGKMIIYYSNREGLRGNGNNSGTGDIYALFTTQDAFDRFKLSKDDYNLLEDLEKRETEARSQAEKAEPKGKGKKGETPKTMAPAGMTMELDNLAYRKARLTGTSSDIADAVVSAKGDRLFYLTRFEKGYDLWVTNLRDNDTKLLAKLGARGGDMAMSKDGKNLFVLTEGKILKLDTENGKQETLKVNGEMNLNASAERTYMYDHVIRELEQKFYVTDLHGVDWKANTENYRQFLPHIANNYDFADVLSELLGELNASHTGGRYSHRATNPDATASLGLFYDEQYTGKGLKVKEVINLSPFDRASSKVKPGVVIEMIDGQAIEENTDLDQILNRKSGKYTLVSLYDEKTKTRWEETVKPINTGELSELLYQRWVENRRKKVDRLSGGRLGYVHIRGMNDASYRTVYEDALGKNATKEALIVDTRSNGGGNLHDDLISFLNTKRYAEFIPRNQHLSDEPRNKWTKPSVVVMNESNYSDAHIFPMLYKELGLGKTVGMPVAGTGTFVWWETLIDPTMVFGIPQIGYRTLKGGKFLENTQLEPDYLVANEPALTAQGRDQQLEKAVEVLLQELPKK; from the coding sequence ATGAAAAAGAGGTTCTTCGCCATTTTGGCCTTCTGCTGCGCCAGCAGTCTGGGGGCGAGTGCGCAAACCCAAGCCCCGCTCTGGATGACCACGCCGGCCATCTCGCCAGACGGTCAGACCATTGTCTTTAGCTACAAAGGCGACTTATATAGAGTGGCCACCGCGGGTGGTACGGCCACCCCGCTCACCATGCACGAAGGCTACGAATACATGCCCGTTTGGTCCCCAGACGGTAAGCAATTGGCTTATGCCTCTGACCGTCACGGTAACTTTGACGTGTTTGTGATGCCGGCCCAGGGCGGAGAGTCCAGGCGCCTGACCTTTAACTCCTCCGGAGATTTGCCATCAGATTTTTCAGCGGATGGGAAGAACGTATTGTTCACGGCGGCCAGACTGGATGCGGCCAACAACTCTATGTTCCCATCGGGGGCGTTCCCGGAGTTGTACAGCGTGCCGGTGAGCGGTGGCAAGAACAGCATGGTTTTGACCACGCCCGCCGAGTCCGCTCGTTACAGCCCTGCTGGTGACGTCATTGTGTACCAAGACCGCAAAGGCCCCGAGAATGCCTTGCGCAAGCACCATGTTTCGTCCATCACCCGTGACATCTGGGCCTACAACGCCAAAACCAAACAGCACACAAAACTCACGGATAATGCCGGCGAAGACCGTCAGCCTATGGTGGCGGCCAACGGGCAGGACGTGTATTATTTGAGCGAACAAGCCAACGGTACGTTTAACGTACGCAAGCTAAGCCTGCAAAACCCGAAGCAAAGCACCGCGGTCACCAACTTCACCAAACACCCGGTACGGCACTTGAGCGGTTCTAAAGACGGCGTATTGTCCTTTACCTACAATGGCGAAATCTACACCCAGAAACCGGGCGCACAACCGCAAAAAGTAGCCATCCAACTGTATTCAGATATTCGGGCCAACCAAGAGACGGTGTTGCCCATCTCGGGTGGCATGACCGAAATGGAAGTATCGCCGAACGGCAAAGAAGTGGTGTTCGTGAACCGCGGGGAGGTGTTCGTGTCCTCGGTGGAGGGCGGCATCACCAAGCGCATCACCAACACACCGGAGCAGGAGCGGAGCGTGAGCTTCTCGCCGGACGGCCGCAAGATTCTGTACGCCGGCGAGCGCAACGGCAGCTGGAACGTGTATGAAGCCAGCCTGGTACGTGCCAATGAGCCGTATTTCTATGCGTCTACCATTCTAAAGGAAGACGTGGTCATCGCCAATCCCAAAGCAGAGGAGTTCCAGCCGGCGTATTCGCCAGACGGCAAAGAAGTGGCGTTTCTGGAAGACCGGGTAAAGTTGCGCGTAGTTAACAAAGCCACCAAGCAGGTGCGTGACATCATGACCACCGCCAACAACTACTCCTACTCAGACGGCGACCAGTACTATGAGTGGTCACCAGACGGAAAGTGGTTTCTGGTGCAGTACAACCAGCCTAAGCAATGGGTGAGTGAAGTAGGTTTAGTGTCTGCATCGGGTACCGGCGCCATTAGAAACTTAACCCAAAGCGGTTATTATGAAAACGGCCCGCAGTGGATGATGGGTGGTAAGATGATTATCTATTACTCTAACCGCGAAGGCCTTCGGGGCAACGGCAATAACTCGGGCACCGGCGATATTTATGCCCTGTTCACCACGCAAGATGCCTTTGACCGCTTCAAGCTGAGCAAGGATGATTATAACTTGCTAGAAGACCTGGAGAAGCGCGAAACCGAAGCCAGAAGCCAAGCTGAGAAAGCCGAGCCGAAAGGTAAGGGCAAGAAAGGAGAAACTCCTAAAACCATGGCGCCTGCGGGCATGACCATGGAACTGGACAATCTGGCCTACCGCAAAGCCCGCCTGACGGGTACGTCTTCAGACATCGCAGACGCAGTGGTTTCAGCTAAAGGTGACCGACTGTTTTATTTAACCCGCTTCGAGAAAGGATACGACCTGTGGGTGACTAACCTGCGCGACAATGACACCAAACTGCTGGCCAAACTAGGCGCCCGCGGTGGTGACATGGCCATGAGCAAAGACGGCAAAAACCTGTTCGTGCTCACCGAAGGCAAAATCCTCAAGCTGGACACCGAGAACGGCAAACAAGAAACGCTCAAAGTAAACGGCGAGATGAACCTGAACGCCTCTGCTGAGCGCACCTACATGTACGACCACGTGATACGGGAACTGGAGCAGAAGTTCTATGTAACTGATTTGCACGGCGTAGACTGGAAAGCCAACACAGAGAATTACCGCCAGTTCCTGCCTCACATCGCCAACAACTATGACTTCGCAGATGTATTGAGCGAGCTGTTGGGCGAACTAAACGCCTCGCACACGGGCGGTCGTTACAGCCACCGCGCCACCAACCCAGATGCCACTGCTTCTTTAGGCTTGTTCTATGATGAGCAGTATACTGGCAAAGGCTTGAAGGTGAAGGAAGTCATCAACCTGAGTCCGTTTGACCGCGCCAGTTCCAAAGTGAAACCGGGCGTGGTGATTGAGATGATTGACGGACAGGCCATCGAGGAAAACACGGACCTGGACCAAATTCTCAACCGCAAATCAGGTAAGTACACGCTGGTTTCACTGTATGATGAGAAAACCAAAACGCGTTGGGAAGAGACCGTGAAGCCCATCAACACCGGTGAGCTGAGCGAGCTCCTGTACCAGCGCTGGGTGGAGAACCGCCGGAAAAAAGTAGACCGCCTGTCGGGTGGTCGGTTGGGTTACGTGCACATACGGGGCATGAACGACGCCAGCTATCGCACCGTGTACGAGGACGCGCTGGGCAAGAATGCCACCAAAGAGGCCCTCATCGTGGACACCCGCTCCAACGGTGGCGGAAACCTGCATGATGACCTCATCAGCTTCCTGAACACCAAACGCTACGCCGAGTTTATCCCGCGCAACCAGCACCTCTCAGATGAGCCTCGCAACAAATGGACGAAGCCGTCGGTGGTGGTTATGAACGAAAGCAACTACTCAGACGCGCACATCTTCCCGATGCTCTACAAAGAGCTGGGCCTGGGTAAAACCGTGGGCATGCCCGTGGCCGGAACCGGTACGTTTGTCTGGTGGGAAACGTTGATTGACCCTACCATGGTCTTCGGGATTCCGCAGATTGGCTACCGCACCTTGAAAGGCGGCAAGTTCCTAGAGAACACCCAACTGGAGCCTGACTACCTGGTAGCCAATGAACCAGCTTTAACCGCCCAAGGCCGTGACCAACAGCTGGAGAAAGCCGTGGAGGTTCTGTTACAGGAACTGCCTAAGAAGTAA
- a CDS encoding thymidine kinase, with protein sequence MFIEPRVGNRQQTQKRGWIEVICGSMFSGKTEELIRRLNRAKIAKQCVEIFKPAIDTRYHDEDVVSHNATSIRSTPIQFANDMLLLGSSCDVLGVDEAQFFDDAITDVCVQLANSGVRVIVAGLDMDYLGKPFGPMPALMGVAEYVTKVHAICVQCGEIASYSFRNAASQEKVLLGETDSYEARCRHCFQEGLKGKL encoded by the coding sequence ATGTTCATAGAGCCTCGGGTGGGAAACCGCCAACAGACCCAGAAGCGTGGTTGGATAGAAGTGATTTGCGGGTCTATGTTCTCAGGAAAGACCGAAGAGCTCATACGCCGGCTCAACCGCGCCAAGATTGCCAAACAGTGCGTGGAGATTTTCAAGCCGGCCATTGACACGCGTTACCATGATGAGGACGTAGTGTCGCATAACGCCACCTCCATCCGGTCCACGCCCATCCAGTTCGCCAACGACATGCTCTTGCTGGGCAGCAGCTGTGACGTACTGGGCGTAGACGAGGCCCAGTTCTTTGACGATGCCATCACTGATGTCTGCGTGCAGCTCGCCAACTCAGGCGTGCGCGTGATTGTCGCCGGACTGGACATGGACTACCTGGGCAAACCCTTCGGACCCATGCCGGCCTTGATGGGCGTAGCCGAGTACGTGACCAAAGTACACGCCATCTGCGTGCAGTGCGGTGAAATTGCCTCGTACTCTTTTAGAAATGCCGCCTCCCAAGAGAAAGTGTTATTAGGCGAAACGGACTCGTACGAGGCCCGTTGCCGTCACTGCTTTCAAGAGGGATTGAAGGGAAAGCTTTAA
- a CDS encoding 2Fe-2S iron-sulfur cluster-binding protein produces the protein MGELTVQNLADKTLNVAPGQTVLAALQAAGVDWMHACGGRGRCTSCRMIVKAGEENLAPLTAPEVRFRENGRLKPNARLTCQTHITGPVTCRVPEQTKLPHLTYSS, from the coding sequence ATGGGCGAATTAACGGTGCAGAATCTGGCAGATAAAACGCTTAACGTAGCCCCGGGGCAGACGGTTCTGGCCGCCCTGCAGGCCGCCGGTGTAGACTGGATGCACGCCTGCGGCGGAAGAGGCCGCTGCACCTCTTGCCGCATGATTGTCAAAGCCGGCGAAGAAAACCTGGCCCCGCTCACCGCTCCTGAGGTCCGGTTCAGGGAGAACGGACGCCTCAAGCCCAATGCCCGCCTCACCTGCCAAACCCACATAACCGGCCCCGTCACCTGCCGCGTCCCCGAGCAGACCAAGCTGCCGCACTTGACCTACAGCAGTTAA